A single region of the Microtus ochrogaster isolate Prairie Vole_2 chromosome 2, MicOch1.0, whole genome shotgun sequence genome encodes:
- the LOC106144011 gene encoding ral guanine nucleotide dissociation stimulator-like, with translation MLWFLSMWLRKHPQDFCDSPDAVTVKRLVDYIRLNVPSTEVAMQTEELLSMLEKQESKNGCPGLEPELDPCRVWLHLFLAAGVQLGNPEPVSPLPGVDI, from the exons ATGTTATGGTTTCTGTCGATGTGGCTCAGAAAACACCCCCAGGACTTCTGCGACTCTCCAGACGCGGTCACTGTGAAGAGGCTGGTGGACTACATAAGGCTAAACGTGCCGTCCACAGAGGTTGCAATGCAAACTGAGGAGCTGCTATCAATGCTGGAAAAGCAGGAGTCCAAAAACGG ATGCCCTGGTCTGGAACCAGAGCTGGACCCCTGTCGG GTGTGGCTGCACTTATTTCTAGCTGCTGGTGTGCAATTAGGTAACCCAGAGCCTGTTTCCCCTCTTCCTGGTGTTGATATTTAG